In Actinomyces sp. zg-332, the following proteins share a genomic window:
- the era gene encoding GTPase Era, producing the protein MDFPSDKDLMNGPNALDGFVSKFKVDYPDDYRSGFACLIGRPNAGKSTLTNALVGEKVAITSMRPQTTRHTIRAIVHRQEGQIVLVDTPGLHRPRTLLGKRLNELVRETLSDVDVILFCLPADQKVGPGDKFIAAQLSSIKTPVIAVATKTDLVDHERLVEHLLDISTLHNFSDIIPVSALKNKQVDDLIDLVISKLQVSPPLYPEGELTDEPDDVMIAELIREAALEGVRDELPHSLAVVVEEMITRKNKNKEEIVNIYVNLYVERDSQKAIIIGKNGCRLKEVGSRARKGIENLLGKKIYLDLHVKTAKDWQRDPKQLQKLGF; encoded by the coding sequence ATGGATTTTCCATCAGATAAAGACCTTATGAACGGTCCTAATGCACTGGATGGATTTGTATCCAAGTTTAAGGTTGATTATCCTGATGATTATCGTTCAGGATTTGCTTGTTTAATAGGGCGTCCTAATGCTGGTAAATCAACTTTGACTAATGCTTTAGTGGGCGAGAAAGTTGCGATTACTTCTATGCGTCCTCAGACAACTCGTCATACTATTAGAGCTATTGTCCATAGGCAAGAGGGACAAATAGTGCTTGTGGATACGCCCGGTTTACACCGTCCACGCACTTTGCTGGGGAAACGTTTGAATGAACTAGTACGTGAAACTTTATCAGATGTTGATGTTATTTTATTTTGTCTGCCTGCTGATCAAAAAGTTGGTCCTGGAGATAAGTTTATTGCAGCTCAGTTGTCCTCAATTAAAACTCCTGTTATAGCTGTTGCTACTAAGACTGATTTGGTTGACCACGAAAGACTTGTAGAACATTTATTAGATATCTCAACTTTGCATAATTTTTCTGACATTATTCCTGTTAGTGCACTAAAGAATAAGCAAGTTGACGACCTTATAGATCTTGTTATTTCTAAGCTACAGGTTTCTCCTCCTTTATATCCTGAGGGTGAGCTTACTGATGAACCAGATGATGTTATGATTGCAGAGTTAATCAGAGAGGCGGCCCTAGAGGGAGTAAGGGATGAGCTTCCACACTCCTTAGCAGTAGTTGTTGAAGAAATGATTACTCGTAAGAATAAAAATAAAGAAGAAATAGTTAATATTTATGTAAATCTTTATGTTGAAAGAGATTCACAAAAAGCAATTATCATAGGAAAAAATGGTTGTCGTTTGAAAGAAGTAGGAAGTAGAGCCAGAAAAGGCATTGAAAACTTATTAGGCAAAAAGATTTATTTAGATTTGCATGTGAAAACAGCCAAAGACTGGCAACGAGATCCTAAACAGCTACAAAAATTAGGGTTTTAG
- a CDS encoding nitroreductase family protein, with translation MEILDTVFKHRSIRDFKDETLSEETLETLYKSAIAVSTSTSSQACSIIHVSDPNIKNEVSKVSRQEFIAKAPHLFIFAVDNYRNKSIAEESGVKQTYASSMDLFFQGFSDACIMAQTMALVAQSMGLGICLLGSILNNPERICELLKMPQLTFPAIGLVVGKPSDKVIYQKPRLDFSMRVFENEYKVYDDYLSEIAEYNDEIAQYFIKRNDASSGSQYRNDFVKVVISRLKKDYPSRRKILEFARKQGFEVEL, from the coding sequence ATGGAAATTTTAGATACTGTTTTTAAACATCGTTCTATTAGAGATTTTAAAGATGAAACACTGAGCGAGGAAACGCTTGAGACTCTTTATAAATCAGCCATTGCAGTATCTACCTCAACTAGTAGCCAAGCTTGTTCTATAATTCATGTAAGTGACCCTAATATAAAGAACGAAGTTTCAAAAGTTTCACGTCAAGAATTTATAGCTAAGGCACCTCATCTTTTCATATTTGCTGTAGATAATTACAGGAACAAAAGCATTGCTGAAGAATCTGGGGTAAAGCAAACTTATGCTAGTAGCATGGATCTTTTCTTCCAAGGATTTAGCGACGCTTGTATTATGGCTCAGACTATGGCTTTAGTGGCGCAAAGCATGGGATTGGGTATCTGTTTGCTTGGAAGTATCTTGAATAATCCTGAGCGCATATGTGAGCTTTTAAAAATGCCTCAGCTTACTTTTCCAGCTATAGGACTTGTAGTAGGTAAGCCTAGTGACAAAGTTATTTATCAGAAACCGCGTCTAGACTTTTCAATGCGTGTATTCGAAAATGAGTACAAAGTTTACGATGATTATTTGTCAGAAATAGCTGAATATAATGACGAGATTGCTCAATATTTCATCAAGCGTAACGATGCAAGTTCTGGTAGCCAATATCGTAACGATTTTGTAAAAGTAGTTATTTCTCGTTTGAAAAAAGATTACCCTTCACGTAGGAAAATACTAGAGTTTGCTCGTAAACAAGGCTTTGAAGTTGAACTGTAG
- the recO gene encoding DNA repair protein RecO: MKIYRSEAIVLRTRKLGESDKIITIFTKEYGIRNAVAKGVRKTTSKIGARVEPFNCIDVQIYEGRSLDNITQVEIIDAFSKNISKSFESFTTANLISELCEKLIEEKEQALSLYSLLKGALYALSYKDYVPVMVANSFCFRALAISGWAPSCYKCAVCSKDGLHEYFNVHSGGAMCFECREQGCVKVDVYTMKVLSDLLVGNWNNLYNVPGEVIDEVTDIVNSYTQWHLERRLKSVQFQGMR, from the coding sequence TTGAAAATTTATCGTAGTGAAGCGATAGTGTTGCGTACTCGTAAGCTTGGGGAATCAGACAAAATCATTACTATCTTTACTAAAGAATATGGGATAAGAAATGCTGTGGCTAAGGGAGTGCGTAAAACTACCTCGAAAATAGGGGCTAGGGTTGAGCCGTTTAACTGTATAGATGTACAGATTTATGAGGGGCGTAGCTTAGATAATATTACTCAAGTCGAGATTATAGATGCTTTTTCAAAGAATATTTCTAAGAGTTTTGAGTCTTTTACTACAGCTAATCTGATAAGTGAGCTTTGTGAGAAGCTGATAGAGGAAAAAGAGCAAGCTTTAAGTTTATATTCTTTGTTAAAAGGTGCTTTGTATGCTTTGTCTTATAAAGACTATGTTCCTGTGATGGTCGCAAATTCTTTTTGTTTTAGGGCCTTAGCTATTAGTGGGTGGGCTCCTAGTTGCTATAAGTGTGCAGTTTGCTCTAAAGATGGATTGCATGAATATTTTAACGTCCATTCTGGTGGAGCTATGTGCTTTGAATGCCGTGAGCAAGGGTGTGTAAAAGTTGATGTATATACTATGAAAGTGCTTAGTGATTTACTAGTGGGTAACTGGAACAATCTTTATAATGTGCCTGGTGAAGTAATAGATGAAGTTACTGATATTGTTAACTCTTATACACAATGGCATTTAGAAAGACGTTTAAAATCAGTGCAATTTCAAGGAATGCGTTAG
- the argS gene encoding arginine--tRNA ligase codes for MTPEQLSAFLKTIIEEIVSLGQTNLQESDIPETVKIERPRQRQHGDWATNIAMQLGKKAGFVPRDFAQVIADKLFENAHIEKVEIAGPGFLNITLVAGAAGSVVDEILSNGENYGKNNFFAGKNINLEFVSANPTGPIHLGGARWAAVGDTLARLLEFSGGNIVREYYFNDHGAQIDRFAKSLIASAKGLEAPEDGYGGQYIHDIAQQIKIDYQRDLGTSVLDITDDEELLEVFRSRGVTLMFDEIKKSLHDFGVDFDVYFHEDSLHESGRVDKAVEILRSQGVIKDEDGAIWVETTKFGDDKDRVIIKSDGNAAYFAGDIAYYLDKKERGTDKAIILLGADHHGYVGRMMAMCAAYGDTPHENLEIIIGQMVNLYSGGQPVRMSKRAGTIVTLEDLVEAVGVDAARYSLARSSMDSEIDIDLDLLTSHSNENPVYYLQYAHARTCSVKKKALEYGIGLEESFDASCLSSESDLELLATLSQFPQIVLQSAQMLEQHRIVRYLESLAAAYHTWYAKCRVTPKEGETKGPEHVARLYLNEATSQVLKNGLSIVGVSAPEKM; via the coding sequence ATGACACCTGAACAGTTATCTGCGTTTTTGAAAACAATTATTGAAGAGATTGTAAGTCTAGGACAAACTAATTTACAAGAAAGCGACATACCTGAGACTGTAAAAATTGAACGTCCTCGTCAAAGACAACATGGTGACTGGGCTACAAACATTGCTATGCAATTAGGTAAAAAAGCTGGTTTTGTTCCTCGTGATTTTGCTCAGGTTATTGCTGATAAATTATTTGAAAATGCTCATATTGAGAAAGTTGAAATTGCCGGACCTGGATTCTTAAATATTACTTTGGTGGCTGGTGCTGCTGGATCAGTGGTTGATGAGATTCTTAGCAATGGGGAAAATTACGGTAAAAATAACTTTTTTGCTGGTAAAAATATAAACCTTGAGTTTGTTTCAGCTAATCCAACTGGACCTATTCACCTTGGTGGTGCTAGGTGGGCTGCTGTGGGCGACACTTTGGCTCGTTTGCTAGAGTTTAGCGGTGGTAACATTGTTCGTGAGTATTATTTTAATGACCATGGTGCACAAATTGACCGCTTTGCTAAATCTTTGATAGCTAGTGCTAAGGGACTTGAAGCTCCTGAAGATGGTTATGGTGGACAGTATATTCATGACATTGCCCAGCAAATTAAAATTGACTATCAGCGTGATTTAGGTACATCAGTTTTAGATATTACTGATGATGAAGAATTACTTGAAGTTTTCCGTTCGCGTGGCGTTACTTTGATGTTTGATGAAATTAAAAAATCTTTGCATGATTTCGGTGTAGATTTTGACGTATACTTCCATGAAGATAGTTTACATGAGAGCGGACGCGTAGATAAAGCTGTTGAAATTTTGCGTTCTCAAGGCGTTATAAAAGATGAAGATGGTGCTATTTGGGTTGAAACTACAAAATTTGGAGATGATAAAGACCGCGTTATTATTAAGTCTGACGGTAATGCTGCATATTTTGCTGGAGATATTGCTTATTACTTGGATAAGAAAGAACGTGGTACGGATAAAGCCATTATTTTGCTAGGTGCTGATCACCATGGATATGTCGGTCGTATGATGGCTATGTGTGCAGCTTATGGCGATACTCCACACGAAAACCTAGAGATTATCATTGGACAGATGGTTAACCTTTACTCAGGTGGACAACCTGTTCGTATGTCTAAGCGTGCAGGTACTATTGTGACTTTGGAAGATTTAGTTGAAGCAGTGGGAGTGGATGCTGCTCGTTATTCACTAGCGCGTTCTTCAATGGATAGTGAAATTGATATTGATTTAGATTTGTTGACCAGTCATAGCAATGAAAACCCTGTGTATTACTTACAATATGCTCATGCACGTACTTGTAGTGTTAAGAAAAAAGCTTTGGAATACGGTATTGGACTGGAAGAAAGCTTTGATGCTTCTTGCCTAAGTTCCGAGTCTGATTTAGAACTTTTGGCTACTTTATCTCAGTTCCCTCAAATAGTATTACAGTCTGCGCAGATGTTAGAGCAACACCGTATTGTTCGTTACTTGGAGAGTTTGGCTGCTGCTTATCATACCTGGTATGCTAAATGCCGTGTCACACCTAAAGAAGGTGAGACTAAAGGTCCTGAACATGTAGCACGTCTATATTTGAACGAAGCTACTTCACAGGTTTTGAAGAATGGGTTGTCAATCGTTGGTGTTAGCGCACCTGAAAAAATGTAA
- the rpmF gene encoding 50S ribosomal protein L32, producing MAVPKRKMSRSNTRSRRSQWKAEVPQLDTVKVGGREVSIPRRLVRAVKEGLIKD from the coding sequence ATGGCAGTTCCAAAGCGCAAGATGTCCCGCAGTAACACTCGCTCTCGCCGGTCCCAGTGGAAGGCTGAAGTTCCTCAGCTCGACACAGTTAAAGTCGGTGGACGCGAGGTTTCAATTCCACGTCGTTTAGTTCGTGCTGTAAAAGAAGGACTAATCAAGGACTAA
- a CDS encoding homoserine dehydrogenase: protein MNKIKIAILGSSNVAAQVVRLISEQQEELDQSVGTKVDLIGVGVKNIEKIGHEDIDKRLFSTDIPSLIRKADIVVELVGGLTDAKDYVFEALSLGKTVVTANKMLLSHFYEQLMEACETNKTELYYEGSVCGAIPIVHALRESLRNDKVESIMGVVNSTTNYVLDKMTSEGTSFEEALQQAQDLGFAETDSTADVYGTDAASKAAILSSLAFSSQISIDQVDAKGIEDITVEDIKTAKEKGYALKLIFVASRREDHNAMGIHVSVRPTLLPLYHPLATVKGIHNAVLVDTQLAGRLMFYGQGYGINAVASTVLNDIVRASVHKKYGIVFTQNYVPTDLNILSDEYISGRFYMNLTVDDRPGVLSQVTGICGANNLSIDSLVQDRQNLEVRLSIFTHETTYSSLKKTVEMFNEDVGIISVNSILYVEK, encoded by the coding sequence ATGAATAAGATAAAAATAGCTATTTTAGGATCTAGTAATGTGGCTGCACAGGTTGTGCGGTTAATTAGTGAGCAACAAGAAGAACTTGACCAAAGTGTTGGTACTAAAGTTGACTTAATTGGTGTAGGTGTAAAAAATATAGAGAAAATAGGGCATGAAGATATAGATAAGCGCCTATTTTCTACTGATATACCTTCACTTATTCGCAAGGCTGACATAGTGGTAGAGCTAGTTGGTGGTTTGACTGACGCTAAAGATTATGTTTTTGAAGCCTTATCTTTAGGAAAAACTGTTGTCACCGCTAATAAAATGCTTCTATCACATTTTTATGAACAGTTAATGGAAGCATGTGAAACCAATAAGACTGAACTTTATTATGAAGGTAGTGTATGTGGAGCTATTCCTATAGTTCATGCTCTTCGTGAATCTTTGCGAAATGATAAAGTCGAGTCAATTATGGGAGTTGTAAATAGTACTACTAATTATGTTCTAGACAAGATGACCTCTGAAGGCACTTCTTTTGAAGAAGCCCTACAGCAGGCTCAAGATTTAGGTTTTGCAGAAACTGATTCTACCGCTGATGTATATGGCACTGATGCTGCATCTAAAGCTGCAATTCTTTCCTCATTAGCGTTTTCTAGTCAAATTTCAATTGATCAAGTTGACGCTAAAGGTATAGAAGATATCACTGTAGAAGATATAAAGACTGCTAAGGAAAAAGGATATGCTTTAAAGCTGATATTTGTTGCTAGTAGGCGTGAAGATCATAATGCTATGGGAATACACGTTAGTGTACGTCCGACTTTACTTCCTTTGTATCATCCATTAGCTACAGTTAAAGGTATTCATAATGCTGTTTTAGTAGACACACAGTTAGCTGGAAGGCTAATGTTTTATGGGCAGGGTTATGGTATTAATGCCGTTGCTTCAACTGTGTTGAATGATATAGTCAGGGCTAGTGTTCACAAGAAATATGGCATAGTTTTCACACAAAATTATGTCCCTACAGATTTAAATATATTAAGTGATGAGTATATTAGTGGTCGTTTCTATATGAATTTGACTGTTGATGATAGACCTGGAGTTCTTTCCCAAGTTACAGGTATTTGTGGGGCAAATAATTTATCTATTGATTCTTTGGTTCAAGACAGGCAGAACTTAGAAGTTCGCCTATCCATTTTCACTCATGAAACTACATATAGTTCTCTTAAAAAAACTGTGGAAATGTTTAACGAAGATGTGGGAATCATATCCGTGAATTCAATACTTTATGTTGAAAAATAA